The uncultured Fretibacterium sp. DNA window GGGCTTGGGATGTAGAGATTCTGCCCGCTTTCGGGATCAGCAACATCGCCATTCTTATCTGTTTTATGCTGTTTTTTCGCGAAACGCCCGCCGCCCTCATACGGGATGGGCACAGAATGTTCAACACCATAGGGTGGGCCGCGTTCCTTCCTCAGCTGTTGGCCGCCTTCGGGGTGGTGTTCGAGGCCGTTGGAATGGGCGGCATCATTCTGGAGATGACCGAGTCGTTCGTCGTGATAGACAACAAGCTGATGGCCGCCATCGTCTATTGCGTCGTTATGGCGTTCTTCTCCATGATGATGGGGAACGCCTTCCCCGCCTTTCTCGTCGTCTCCTCGGGGATAGGGATTCCGCTGGTTATCCGACGGTTTGGGGCCGATCCTGCCGCGGCGGGGATTATCGCGATGCTCTCCGGCTACTGCGGAACCCTGATGACCCCTATGGGCCTGAATTTCAACGTCCTTCCCGCGGAGCGCCTGGGGATCCGGAATCTGAACGAGGTCCTCAGGGTGCAGAGGGGGGCGGCGGCGCTGCTGCTTCTGATA harbors:
- a CDS encoding DUF979 family protein, translating into MMVSEIFNILDLESIYRIIGALLFTSSLLALINDSPKRWGKVLFTGLLGGTFALGTVLPPAVTGACVVLMVLIVVVIGIKPGPHKLPSEECQKASAARFGRWLFSPFLILSASTLALHWAWDVEILPAFGISNIAILICFMLFFRETPAALIRDGHRMFNTIGWAAFLPQLLAAFGVVFEAVGMGGIILEMTESFVVIDNKLMAAIVYCVVMAFFSMMMGNAFPAFLVVSSGIGIPLVIRRFGADPAAAGIIAMLSGYCGTLMTPMGLNFNVLPAERLGIRNLNEVLRVQRGAAALLLLINIALMYFLAF